The genomic interval ATGGGAATCTCATTCCCAAGGGGGGGTTGGGAATGTgaatgaaacataaatttccttttatatccttctaattttttcatatttcataaattaccTTCTTcaaatcacaaataattttattattttaaatatcattaataataataataattattattattattattaaattttattaactttattatttttatgattattgattatttttatttttatttttattactattatcattattaacaataaaaataatgatacaaataataattaatgataacaatattctcattattgttgttgttgttattattattattatattattaataaaaataataataacaataattaataataactaaaataataaagttaataaaatttaataataataataataatgtaattttcattatctccatacatgtataaatattattataaaaatgatattaattaaaataataataataataaatgttaataatgataatattaataaaaataatattaatagtaattaataataactataataataataacaataattaatagtaactaaaataataaagttaataaaatttaataataataataaatgttaataatgatcatattaataaaaataatattaacagtaattaataataactaaaataataaagttaataataaataaataaatgttaataatgaaaatattaataaaaataataataacaacaattaataataactaaaataataaagttaatgaaatttaataataataataataaatgttaataatgataatattaataaaaataataacaacaacaacaacaacaataatgataatattgttaataatgataaattaattatttttattaattattaatactatgggtattttggtaCATTGATTCTTATTTCCAttcctcattcccatttattttttcaagtaaacacaccaaTGACATTCCAGCACATtttcattcccatttatttttgccaagtaaacattgaaatctcattcttatttctcattctcattcacaGCCCATTCACATTCCCATTaagtaaacgcaccattaGTGTAATGCTTTAGAAGGTAAGTTGATATTATCCTACACttgtatgataaaataattataatatctttgctattaaaattatatttactaaataccatcaaatttttatttaaaatttatatttattaaatattattaatttttatcgtagttataattttttctggaCAGTAGCTGTGGTTTTGAACCACCTTACCGAATAAGACTAATGGTTTTTTCgccagggaaaaaaaaagcttcaTCTCATTGAAACCAAGTGGACTAATTATGTCTTTACACATGGGCACGGTGTATATAAACTAAATGTTTAGAGGGTAATTCAACACAAGAACGTTAGTTGGGTGTTTAGTTGAAGATATATAGCTATGATGAGACCTTTATTGTTTGTTTCCCTTCCCATAAATACATGCACCCTTTAATAACCTGTATATAATTAAAGCAATTGCTATTTATGAGCGCATGAATCACAATGATTAACCTTACTGTTTGTTTGattacatgtatatatattatcatagAATCCCTGCAGACattcaatataatatattgattagCCTTCAATAATTAacctatttattaattgatctTCACATGCTGCTATCATAtcacagaaaaaaaataaaaaaaaattatatccatGCTTTGATTTTCCTCGGGTGAGATTTGAAAACAAAGGTCCTGACTCATGTTAACCCCTGTCTGCAATTAAAAGGCCATGATCTAATATGCTGACCCTTTCTGGTAAAATCACTATATATGGAGAGTCAATGGATTCTGTCTCTAGAATTTGCAGAATAGTCCTGCACATGAAAGATATAAAGGAGAGAATGTCTAATTTGAGCGAATCAAGCTCAGCTTCTGTACAACTAAAAAGAGAACAAGCAATAATTAAGTATGTTAGTACTCGGAATGAGGACGTCTCCTCGAACCTTGTCAGCTATTATTAGAATTCTCAAGTGCGGACGGTGGCGCTCattatatttaattcttaCTTGGGCTTGTAAGACCAAGATAGAGCAGTCCGATGATGAAGTAAAAGAAGTTCAACTTCACCATATTACGACAAAAATTACGATAAACTTCCCAAAATACCCTTTCTTCCACAGGTTTTGCCGGTTGCTTTATCCGTTTATCCTCTCTATCATCAAATAGCTTGTCAACTACAAGTCTCTACAAAGCCTACGAGTCAACAAACATTTCAGCAcacaaatttaaacaaattaatttgtggCATTCGTATCATCAAACGACTCTGACTATATCTATCATCTCAGACAGTACTGTACtactctctttctcttcttttcctttcctttcctttcctCAATCTTTTTCTCCCCATTTCAATGGAAAGTACAAGCAAACGTCGTCGCAAGCAAGCCAAAACATCACCCTTTGAATCCGAAGGTGACTGCTTTTGTTGCTACCATGTTCGTTCTCGTAGAGCACATGGgagattattttctttctttaattttccttcTGCTTGTTGTTCATGcatcttcatttatttgctGTGATTTGCTTTGGCAGAGGTTAATAGTACTGAATGGGAATTCATTGACATGACAGAGCCGGAAGAAGATCTCATCTACAGAATGCATAGACTCATTGGAGACAGGTGCCTATACTACTTTATGCAATCATATATTAGAAACATTATACATACAAATATACACATTCATCGCATCACATGATTTTATCTCTCTACATTAGCATGACAGAATCTTTCTCATGATCTTTCCTGAGCTTggtctttttattttcctttctgtATCCCATTCATCAttgaaacatgaaaaaaaaaaaaaaaggaaatacaatttttttttaaaaggtgGGCTATTAGCATACCTCCTAATGGATAGACTTTAAAAACAATAGTAATTACCTGAGGAGGTGGGAGCTGGTGATTTAAGCAGTCGATgctttgatttaatttgtttgaataATTGATCTTATAGACCCCACTAATGTACATAATTAATCCATATATATGTTTCTCTACCTTCAaataaagaaaggaaaaaaaaatcattcattcTTATCCTTTTGGTGGTGGACCCCTCAAGTGATAGCAACTTCATGGATTATACTTTCGAATGATATCATATTTTTACTATGTATGGATTCTACTCCTTTATCTCAGGTAAACGATGATAATGAATATGCATGCTCTTGGGggaagggtaaaaaaaaacttagcgATGCTTTTCTTGCCTTTGAAATTACTGCTTCTTGTTGTTATAACAGTACTGTGTATGATGcaaaatcatttattattgctttCATGGTATTTTCCCTGGGTCATTAGCAGCCCCAGTTTGTGATTGGCTTATGGCTTTGTAGTTATTGTATAAGTAACATGCAATTTCTAACGTTAGTTAAAGTTTCACGAGAGAGTTGCAAGCAGTAAGTGCTTTGCCATCTGCTCCAAACTGTGACAGAAACATTGCCTGATCTTTATCTCTAAGGCTAGTTCTTAAATGCTATTATTAAACCGACTTTATCagctaaaattttttaatcaaataatattttctaatatgaTATTAAAGTCAATATCTAGTGTTTGATTTTTCCTGTGCGtaaattctattttaattattttaatttcttgacTTACCTTGATCAACCTGTCTCAAATTATATGATCCCTGACCTTAAATAATACTCAATATAGGAGGACCTGTTTAAACTTCATATTATCTTAAGCTTTTAGGTGAAACGATTTCCTTGTAACTATGAATAATGACCCACTAATTTCTTTTGTGGCCGTCGGTCTTTAAGACATTCTTCAAGAACGCTCGTGTAATTTGCTTTCTTTGCGCAAAGATTATTGCATCAATTCCTCCATTAAGGGTGCAACAGgcacattgtttcttttactGATTAAGTACGAAAAACCTAACAATAGCAAAATGGACTTTACAGGTGGGATTTGATAGCTGGGAGGATTCCAGGAAGGAAAGCAGAAGAGATAGAGAGGTTTTGGATAATGAAAAACAATGAAGTGTTTGCTGAAAGAAGAAagctgaagaagaaagagaaatctAAGATCTCGCCATAATCGATTTCTAATGGCTTCATCTGCGTgaattttcttagtttcttttactcttttaattctttttaaggCCTCCAATGTACAAGTCCTTCTATTCAACATAATTTCCAAAGCAAAATAACAGCTTCCATTTCTTAGAACATATGCAGAAGAAAATAAGAGCAAATGTCACCATATTTTGCAAATGTGGCAGCAACACAACTACAAAATAGGAACACATCGGAAAGAACGATGGATATGGATAACAGTATAAACTGCTATCAGATTTATAAGGGACGACGTTATGTATACATGGTGATTTGTGATCTTGATTTCTTAATATACAGAATATGGTATGGGATTTCTATGTTCACATAGCTAAATGTGTATTGTACAAATTATTAGTATACATCACTTACTCACAATATTAGAAGACGAGAGGGGGTGAAAATTGTATTATCAAAGACATGGGATATATAGAACAGTTCATACCATGTGCTGGCGAAGATAATCAACTCGAGTTGGATGCTTGAGTTTCATCAGACCCTTAACTTCATGTTTACGGACCATTTCCCTTGAAATATTTAAGTTCCCAGCAATTTCTCCCAGTGTCCTATCACCTTTACCGTCCAGTCCAAATCTTTGTCTGATCACCAAGCTCTCCTTAGGCTTCAGAGAATCAAGCTGGCAAGGAGTACCACAGAAAGTTTGTAAGTTACAGATATATAGTGAATCATAAACGGAAGATAGATCAACTCATCAAAGTGGTTATTAAGTGCAGTAATGGTCATATGATTTGATTGACAAGCAATGAATTGTGGGAGAAATGCAAGGTTGAAGAGAACAAGTGCTTACCACATCATCAAGCGCAAGCCTTAGAAGAGCGGGTTGTCTctggttttcattttcaacaCCATCGACATCAGTAATCCCATTGATGAACTCTTCTTGTGTAACCCCATGCCTTGAATGGAGAGAAAGGATGGGTTTCGATGCCTTCATCACTTCACGGTACCTCTCAGGGGAGATATTTACCCCTTGAATTATCTCTTCATCTGTTGGTACCCTCTTAAGCTCAAACAACAACTCAAGTTTAGCTCTCTGGATTTCCCCTCTAACCTGCATGATAGAAGTCTAGAAGTTATAACAAATCATTTCAACTGGATGCATGTATTACCAAGCTCTTTTTTTgcggggaaaaaaagaaaaggtaaaaaagaaaagaataaaaatatgaaaaaaatgattaagtAGGAAGAATGCATACTGATTCAAGGCCAAATGGAACACGAGTAAAGCTTGATACTGTCATTGAACGTATAATAGCATGCCTAATCCAAAAAAGTCCATATGTTGATAGCCGGAATCTCCTTTTTGGTTCAAAACGATCAATTGCAGTGATAAGTCCTTTTACTCCAGCCTGACAAAGGTCTTGAAATCTGGGGCCATTTGCAAAgtcttgaaaatattttttgatgacaaataaaacaagCCGGAGATTGTGctgcaacaaataaaatgcatAATCTATTGATATTTCTACTTAAATGTTTGTGCCATAGCCTTGGAACAATCAATAAGTgatattattgtaatcaacTTCAGGCAAATAAGGTAATATGAATAGACTGGCTTTGCTGGAAATAAGGTAAAGCTTGTACTTTATAAATTTGAGCAGCATCCATTGTAATTCACAAGCATgcaacatgtcataataatcAACAATACGCACCCTAAGCGTTAAACAAAACTTGCAGCATTTCTGTCTGCAGAAAAATagtgaaagataaaatagtTCTTACCTTTATGAGCTTGTTCCGTGCAGCTCGGCCAACTTCCAAGCATTTTTTCACTGGAGCCGCACTCATATTTGTTGCCTCTGCTAATTCAACATCAGTTGGTTCTCTCCCCAAATCTTTCTGCAATTGTTCCTTTACTTGCACAAatacctaaaataaaatagaaataaaatttagcaTTAGAAGACTACTGAGTCTAACCTGTTTGGTATAACTTATCTAATGGTCATAACTActatttaatctcataagctcttataaaaatttttgttattatttggttgtttttttagaacttttgaagattaaataaactattttgcCTCTTCtagtaaaaactcaaattttgggcttcTGGGTGTAGAAGttgaaaaatttcttttaaatgttaaaatatttaaaatatcctttatttatttaacaatcttattttattattttcataatgtaactttaaaaaaattacctactgaggtaattttataattttttaataaaagatctCATTGAAaaccaaacaactaaaattttttgcgTAAAATCTCTACTAATATAAGCTCTGCTTGATACAATAAGGACAAAAATGGAATCAAGTTAATATTCAGAAAGAAGAGGCTCACCTTCATAGGTTGCATCAACTTGAACAACCAGGTATGCTCTGTAGACGACAAAACTGGAGgtatcttcattttcttccaatcCAGGCTGACCAAATCCGTTGAATACGAATACTCCCTTACAAGTTTCTCAATTTTCTCATGCTCATCTTTACTGTCCGTTTTCCTAGTCTTGGTGACCACTTTCTCATCCTCATTCTTTCTCAGCTCAATTCTCTTATCAAGACTCAATCGCTTAGGCCTCTTAACCTGGTTCCTAACCACTGGTTTACCGCTAACATCATCTGATTTTTTCTCAACTTCACCAATCCTCTTTCTCCTCTGCCGGCCTCTTTTCACAACACCATCAGCATATTTCACTTCTGAGGTCGTAACTGCAGGGCTAAGcttgtatatattttcaagtttGGCAGCCGCTTCATTGTAATCCACATCCAGGGTACATGGAGAAGCCTCATCAGAGAAGACACCTTTCACTCTTTCCAGACGTTTTCTACTGTTTTCTCGTCTCTTCTGGTGTCGTTTGGGTGTCTCTATCGGCAGTGGGATCTGCTCCTGGGGTGAGAACAAAGCTTGGTTATTGGATTTATCTGCTTTGAATGCCACAATCAAAGGCCTTTTTGACGTAGATCGGTGAGAAATCGTGCTTAATCCAATTGGAGATCTAGCAGGTGAACTAGAGATGGTGACAACTCCCATACCAAGCTGTCTGAGCAAAAGTTAAAAGTGCTATGCAAAAGTGCTGATGCCACGAATACTGCAGTCACAGAGATAGAGGCTTAATGCTTTCAGTAGCAAACAGTTCAAGTTCTTCGCTTGTTACAACACTGGCAATCTGGCACACACAAACAATCATagaattcaaaaatcaaaagcctttaattatagtataaattactcaaatttccTTCCAAATGCTAAGAAAATTAGGAAGCAGAGTTACTTAATAATGGTAGCACTTGTAAATGAGATGCACATCAGCAAATGAGTCTTCAATCGTTGGAGACACGCAATTCCAAAGTTATTCCTTAATTATCCATATGCATAACTCCCTAGAGGTATCCTAATCAAAGCTTAGATTCGAGCTTGGAGGCAGACTCAGGCTAACCTCCTCCCGAATTACTTGTAAAATCCGGCTATGTCAATCATATCACATGGCCACTAATCAACGTGGCGCAATAACCATCACGAAACTCAAACGGACACTATTACAAGCTCATCTTCCATTAATCGTCTAGCTAATATGATCCAACAATTGGTGATGGTTGGTCACCATTAAAATGCAATTTTGATGAAAACCAACCACATAGGCTACCCATCATCACCTTTGTATATCCCATATGCATCAAATGAACATACATACATAACATATGCGCCAGGCCACCACAAATTAATTACAAGCCAAAGCCAAAGATTACACATTAACTCTAAATAATCCTCAGCTTCCACgcacaaaaacaaatttcaacttaagcattaaaaaagaaaaatgcagcAAAGATTATCATACCCATGAACAAGCTGCTGATTCTGCGGAGCTGAACTTCTAGATACAAGTAGAAAATTAATCTCCAGAGAATCTTAAATTGTTTAAAGTTCTTCAGctttattacaataatttgAATACGTAAATTA from Citrus sinensis cultivar Valencia sweet orange chromosome 9, DVS_A1.0, whole genome shotgun sequence carries:
- the LOC102610227 gene encoding transcription factor TRY isoform X2; its protein translation is MESTSKRRRKQAKTSPFESEEPEEDLIYRMHRLIGDRWDLIAGRIPGRKAEEIERFWIMKNNEVFAERRKLKKKEKSKISP
- the LOC102609535 gene encoding RNA polymerase sigma factor sigE, chloroplastic/mitochondrial, coding for MGVVTISSSPARSPIGLSTISHRSTSKRPLIVAFKADKSNNQALFSPQEQIPLPIETPKRHQKRRENSRKRLERVKGVFSDEASPCTLDVDYNEAAAKLENIYKLSPAVTTSEVKYADGVVKRGRQRRKRIGEVEKKSDDVSGKPVVRNQVKRPKRLSLDKRIELRKNEDEKVVTKTRKTDSKDEHEKIEKLVREYSYSTDLVSLDWKKMKIPPVLSSTEHTWLFKLMQPMKVFVQVKEQLQKDLGREPTDVELAEATNMSAAPVKKCLEVGRAARNKLIKHNLRLVLFVIKKYFQDFANGPRFQDLCQAGVKGLITAIDRFEPKRRFRLSTYGLFWIRHAIIRSMTVSSFTRVPFGLESVRGEIQRAKLELLFELKRVPTDEEIIQGVNISPERYREVMKASKPILSLHSRHGVTQEEFINGITDVDGVENENQRQPALLRLALDDVLDSLKPKESLVIRQRFGLDGKGDRTLGEIAGNLNISREMVRKHEVKGLMKLKHPTRVDYLRQHMV
- the LOC102610227 gene encoding MYB-like transcription factor ETC3 isoform X1; translated protein: MESTSKRRRKQAKTSPFESEEVNSTEWEFIDMTEPEEDLIYRMHRLIGDRWDLIAGRIPGRKAEEIERFWIMKNNEVFAERRKLKKKEKSKISP